Part of the Pseudarthrobacter sp. L1SW genome, GATCACCCGGAAGGGCGAACACCATGTAGTAGACCAAAAGGGTGGTGCCGATGAAGACAGGGATCACTTGCAGGAGTCGGCGCAGAATAAAGCGGACCACCGGATCACCAGCCTTCCGGTTGGGAAGAAAACAGGTTCATTGGTGCCTTCCTGCCGTGCAAGCCAATGGGGGCCCGGCGGTGGCCGGACCCCCATGTGCTTGCCGACAAGTTAGTTCTGGGACTACTTTGCCGTGATGCCGTAGTAAAGGATGCTGCCGTTCCAGCCGGTTTCAGCCTTGACGACGTTGTTGCTCCACACGATCGGCCGCGCCTGGTCCCAAAGCGGCAGGCCCGGAAGATCCTGGAAGAGGATCTCCTGTGCTGCATTGAACTTGGCGTTAGCCTCTTCGGTGGTCTTGGCTGCCAGGCCCTCCTTGAGCAGCTTGTCGAACTCCGGGTTCGAGTACTTCTCGTAGTTGGAGGATGCGCCCGTGGCCCAGATCGGTCCCAGGAAGTTGTAGAGCGACGGGTAGTCGCCCTGCCAGCCGGAACGGGTCAGGCCGGGGAGTTGCTGGGACTTGCGCAGGTTCAGGACCTCGGCAAACTTGGCGAAGGGCTGGATTTCGGCCTGGATTCCCAGGTTGTTCTTGAAGCCGTTGGCTACGGCGTCGATCCATTCCTTGTTGCCGCCATCGGTGTTGGAAGCGATCTGCAGCGGCTTGGAACTGTCGTACGGCTGGATCTTCTCGGCCTGGGCCCAGAGGTCCTTGGCCTTCGCGGCGTCAAACTTCAGGACCTCGCTGCCCTTGATGCCTTCCTTGAACCCGTCGATGACCGGCGGCGCGAAAGCCTTGGCCGGGGTACGGGTGCCGTTGAAGACAACCTTGGCGATTTCCTCGCGGTTGATGGCGTAGGAGAGTGCCTGGCGGCGCAGCTTGCCGGCTTCACCCTGGAAGTTCGGGTTGTAACCCGGGATGTTCAGGGTGGAGTTGGTGGCAACGGGCTTGGTGGCGTTACGGTCCGGGAAGTCGGCAACGTACGTCTTCAGCGCGTTGGAGGGCAGGACGTCGGTGACGTCCAGGTTATCCGACTGCAGGTCGGTGTATGCGGGGCCCGGATCCGTGTAGAACTTGAACATCACGCCGCCGT contains:
- a CDS encoding ABC transporter substrate-binding protein; the protein is MRFTRTSKALGIVAIAALALTGCGAGGGSTDGASNAAGDPNKVITAYSNEPQNPLLPANTGEVYGGRVVELLFEGLRTYDADGKPVNALAESIESTDAQNWTIKVKQGQKFTNGEEITAKTFVDSWNFAANSKNLQQNGFFFESIAGYEEVSAVTTEKSADGKTTTTPAPTADTMSGLVVTDDSTITVKLAQPEADWSLRLGYSAFFPVPSAALADPKAFGENPVGNGPYKMEKEGAWVHDQSISLVKNPDYSGPRESKNGGVMFKFYTDPGPAYTDLQSDNLDVTDVLPSNALKTYVADFPDRNATKPVATNSTLNIPGYNPNFQGEAGKLRRQALSYAINREEIAKVVFNGTRTPAKAFAPPVIDGFKEGIKGSEVLKFDAAKAKDLWAQAEKIQPYDSSKPLQIASNTDGGNKEWIDAVANGFKNNLGIQAEIQPFAKFAEVLNLRKSQQLPGLTRSGWQGDYPSLYNFLGPIWATGASSNYEKYSNPEFDKLLKEGLAAKTTEEANAKFNAAQEILFQDLPGLPLWDQARPIVWSNNVVKAETGWNGSILYYGITAK